The Candidatus Microthrix parvicella Bio17-1 genome segment CGTTGCGGCACCCGTCGCATGCAAGATTCCAGCCTCCGTAAACAGCCCTGAGGCCACGAGAAGCCCCACGGTGGCGCTTACTCCAAGCGCAACGACGACTTCAGCCTCAAGATCGGGGGTTGAGATCAGAATATCGTGCTTGTGTAGGTCGGGTACCGCGACGCCAAGAGCCTTCGCGGGGAAGGTGGCTTCAGCGTTGTCGACAAGGCCGAAAAGCCGAAGCCTGAAACCACTCGGCCCGAAGAGCTGAATAGCGGGCTTGAAGTTCGCTGCACCTCCGAGGCTGACCACCGAGACGCCACGACGGTCGAAGTCATGCCCCAGCAGGCGAGCGACCGATCGCAGGAGAATGCGGTCAGAGACTCCCTCTACGAAGACAACCCGGTCGGCTGTGAGCGGCTCAAGTGCAGACTCCACCCACCAGTGCTGAAGACGTTTGGGATCACCAGCGAAAGCAGCGACGGGCAACTGGCGACACCCACCTGCGGTGATGGCAACGACATGCTCTGGTAGGAACTTGCTAAGGACCGCAGGCGCGTGGGTTGCAACGGCGCGCTGCCCCGGAGCCAAAGAGAGAATCTCGGCGAGGTTTGCCTGCCCGCGTGGATGCAGGTGGATCTCGGGTTCGTCGATAGCGAGGACCCGAGCGGCATCAGCGGTGAGGAGTTGGAGTGCGATCACCGCCATCGAGCGGAGGCCGTCTGACTGCGCAGCCAAAGGAGCACGCATTCCGTCCCGTTCGAGTTGCACATCCAGGTCGGCGAGAGGGTCGTCCACTGTCGATGCGGGTAGCTGGATGTGCAAGTCGTCCTTCTTGACTGCATCCGGGTACAGGTTGCTCAACTGATCGGCGAGCTTCTTCCGCAGCTTGCCTAACGACCCAGAGGTAAGCAGAGCTGCATCGAGAGTCTGGAGAGAGTTGGTGATTGCCGCACGTTCAGGAGGCTTAAGGTCCAACCCTTTGAGGAGAGCGCGAGTGGCGCTCAGCCGGCCGGAACCGAGGTCTCGGTCCGGCGACCGATTTGCTGGTAGGAAGGACCACCCAATCTGGCGGATGTCGTCCCGTGTAATGGCCGAGTCATCAACAGACGGCTTCACGAACGACCGAGTGATGTCAACGCGATCAAGGTCCAGCGCCGAAACCACTGCCGTGAGGCGAGCGGTCAGCCAGACTTCATTAGCCGTCGCGCCCGCACTCACCTGAACCTTATCTGCGAAATGGGCGAGATCATCAGGGTCGAGATCCGTGAGCCGTACTTCGACTTCGAGTGGCATAGTGGCATCACGAAGCTGACTCGGCTCGATCGATGCGTACAGCGAACTCCAGCTCGCCCCGATGGTCGAGTCGATCAGCCTGAGAATCGTCGACTTGCCGACTGCATTGGGCCCAACAAGCACCAACTGCGAGCGCACGTCGAATTTAACATCAGCCACACGTTTGTGGTTGGAAATCTTGACAGCTGCAACCCTCATGAATCTCCTGTGTTAGGAGCGCCCACGATCGACCAACAGCAGGACCCCACACTCGAGACTGCAGTGTACCGACGATAGCTCAGCTCTTGTCGAATGGCAGCTAGCTACACAACGGTCCCCGTTGGGTAGCCCAGCCAGCCGGCTCACTCTGAACGTGCTACTTCAACCTGATTCTACCGCGCGACAGCCCCACGTACGAACTGCCGATCTAAATCGAGTGCCGACTCGCCAGCACAGCAGGAGCCGGTCGACCACAGTGGCCGGTAGGCGGCTTGCCGAGTACGTCAGGTCTCACTGCAATGCGGCATCGCAACTTTGCTTCGGCTGTCCTTTTCCTTGTTCACCGTAACCGCGCCGAATTGTTTTCGAATGTGAAGACGCTTGACTACTCAAACTCGAACATGTTTGAGGACTATGGCGGTTTGAATAGAGAACGCCCGGTCAGGTGTAAGTAACGGGGCAAGGTGGGCGTGATGCGCCGCCGGCGTTGAGACCGACGAGATGATTGTGTCCCACCGAAGCAGGTTGGAATCGAGCCGGGAGCTCAGCAACGGGGGATACCTACTCCGCCAGGTTGGCAGCTATTGCTTTGCGCGTTTGAAGTAGTAGGCCACATCGGTTGAGTCTGTCGGCTGCACGACGACCTGAATGAGTTCCCAGCCGTCGGCTCCCATGACGGCGGCTTCGCCACTTGCCCAAGCGTGGCAAGTCTCGAAGTCGGGGATCACGAGACCTGAGCGTTCTAGCGACTTCATCTCCATCGGGCCGTGCTCCAGCCACACTTCCGAGAACGCTCTTTCTTTGTTGGCAACAATCCGGGCGTACTCAAGTTCCATGGGGCGTCACTCTAGATGGCAGCGGTCGGCTACCTCCAATATACCGGGATCAACGCAGCGCGTGTTCGGGTGAAGATCCTGCAGGCGCTGGAGTCGACGGGTGAAAGCACCGACGGCGATATTGACGCTTCGATCGTCGTGGAGCGCTGGCAACCTTCGCCACCACTCTTGAACGCACCCAAACCGATCTCAAAGGGGGTTGGAGACGCGGGGTCGCTGTTCTAGAGCACACGGAGCGTCGCTGGCGGCAGGATCGAACGGGGCCGACATTTCTCGGGAAGCCGCTGTCCTTGAAACTCAGGACGTGGCTGAGCGGCTCAAGGCCTCGTGCCTACCTGCTTCCGTGACTGACGGTCAGGCCAGAGGTGGTTTGGAAGTTAAATCGGCCTAGAGGCACATGGCGCGGCGCAGGCGGCTGGATCGGATGGTGCTGACCTCTCAAGGGAGGCAGCAGTCCTGGAACTTCAGGACGTGGCTGAGCGGCTCAAGGCCACGCGTCTGACTGCCAACCGTGATTGAGGGTTCCAAGGCCGACCCCCTTGGAACTAATCGTCGAATGCCCCTGTGGCGGGTATCCGAGCCACTCAGTCCGACGAGGTAGCGGAGTGACCGGGGAGCCGGTCGACGCGAAAAATCGGTGGGTCCGATGGTCCGGGTCAGCGCTGGTCAGG includes the following:
- a CDS encoding ATP-dependent nuclease, producing MRVAAVKISNHKRVADVKFDVRSQLVLVGPNAVGKSTILRLIDSTIGASWSSLYASIEPSQLRDATMPLEVEVRLTDLDPDDLAHFADKVQVSAGATANEVWLTARLTAVVSALDLDRVDITRSFVKPSVDDSAITRDDIRQIGWSFLPANRSPDRDLGSGRLSATRALLKGLDLKPPERAAITNSLQTLDAALLTSGSLGKLRKKLADQLSNLYPDAVKKDDLHIQLPASTVDDPLADLDVQLERDGMRAPLAAQSDGLRSMAVIALQLLTADAARVLAIDEPEIHLHPRGQANLAEILSLAPGQRAVATHAPAVLSKFLPEHVVAITAGGCRQLPVAAFAGDPKRLQHWWVESALEPLTADRVVFVEGVSDRILLRSVARLLGHDFDRRGVSVVSLGGAANFKPAIQLFGPSGFRLRLFGLVDNAEATFPAKALGVAVPDLHKHDILISTPDLEAEVVVALGVSATVGLLVASGLFTEAGILHATGAATVAALPQTDLAAHLRNHKVEAAAALDEGLTAPQATLLTVLADLAGRAVAP